A stretch of Lathyrus oleraceus cultivar Zhongwan6 chromosome 6, CAAS_Psat_ZW6_1.0, whole genome shotgun sequence DNA encodes these proteins:
- the LOC127094070 gene encoding uncharacterized protein LOC127094070 — MSLACLVCHSVENPSPSHSFRRSVSNSESEGRCYAITNCLTRKLHVHPPTIHSFAAPSSSKVTPQPTISSNGEITGPPRLVRSRAVRRDIVQDWNFDELVSA; from the coding sequence ATGAGTCTAGCATGTCTTGTGTGCCATAGTGTGGAAAATCCATCACCATCTCACTCTTTCAGAAGATCGGTTTCAAATTCAGAAAGCGAAGGAAGATGTTACGCTATTACAAACTGCTTAACAAGGAAATTACATGTTCACCCCCCTACAATACACTCTTTCGCAGCACCATCATCTTCCAAAGTCACCCCTCAACCTACTATCTCAAGTAACGGGGAGATAACCGGTCCTCCACGGCTTGTAAGAAGTCGTGCTGTGAGAAGAGACATAGTACAAGATTGGAATTTTGATGAACTTGTATCTGCTTAG
- the LOC127094072 gene encoding probable arabinosyltransferase ARAD2, whose product MPPIPKNNNNNAPFSISTLFLFFAVISIFSLAFFFSSSTTTTTISHRSLTLQPLTSSAINVYVADLPKSLNYALLNRYWSFDADSRLGSEADGEIRSTNLGKTLEIPPYPENPIIKQYSAEYWIMGDLMTPPQLRSGSFAKRVLDAREADVVFVPFFATLSAELQLGTAKGVFRKKVGNEDYQRQREVIDFVKNTQAWNRSGGRDHVFVLTDPVAMWHVKDEIAPAVLLVVDFGGWYRLDSKSSNCSSSEMIQHTQVSVIKDVIVPYTHLLPTLHLSENQKRHNLLYFKGAKHRHRGGLVREKLWDLLINEPGVIMEEGFPNATGREQSIQGMRTSEFCLHPAGDTPTSCRLFDAIQSLCIPVIVSDNIELPFEGMVDYTEFSVFVAVGDALKPSWLVNHIQSFSKQQKDMFRQNMARAQPMFVYDNGHPGGIGPVPLDGAVNNIWKKVHQKLPIIKEAIIREKRKPPGVLVPRRCQCT is encoded by the exons ATGCCTCCAATTCccaagaacaacaacaacaacgcccCTTTCTCCATTTCCACACTTTTCCTTTTCTTCGCCGTCATCTCCATTTTCTCTCTCGCATTCTTCTTCTCTTCCTCCACCACCACCACAACCATCTCACACCGTTCTCTCACTCTTCAACCCCTCACCTCTTCCGCCATCAACGTCTACGTCGCCGATCTTCCCAAATCCCTCAACTACGCCCTCCTTAACCGCTACTGGTCCTTCGATGCCGATTCCCGGCTCGGCAGTGAGGCAGACGGTGAAATTCGATCCACCAATCTGGGCAAAACCCTAGAAATTCCACCGTATCCGGAGAACCCAATTATTAAACAGTATAGTGCGGAGTACTGGATCATGGGGGATCTTATGACACCTCCTCAGTTACGATCTGGGTCATTCGCTAAACGGGTTCTCGACGCACGTGAAGCTGATGTGGTCTTTGTTCCCTTTTTTGCCACTCTCAGCGCTGAATTGCAACTCGGTACGGCTAAAGGAGTCTTCAGGAAGAAGGTTGGGAACGAGGATTACCAGAGGCAGAGGGAGGTTATTGATTTTGTGAAGAATACTCAAGCTTGGAACCGTTCTGGCGGTCGAGATCATGTGTTTGTTCTCACTG ACCCAGTTGCAATGTGGCATGTTAAAGATGAGATTGCCCCGGCTGTTCTCCTTGTTGTGGATTTTGGTGGGTGGTATAGACTTGACTCAAAGTCATCCAACTGTAGCTCATCTGAAATGATCCAACACACTCAAGTTTCTGTAATTAAAGACGTGATTGTTCCGTACACACATCTGCTTCCGACTTTGCACTTGTCAGAAAACCAGAAGCGCCACAACCTTCTTTATTTTAAAGGAGCCAAACATAGGCACCGG GGAGGCCTGGTTAGAGAGAAGTTGTGGGATCTATTGATCAATGAGCCTGGTGTTATAATGGAGGAAGGCTTCCCTAATGCGACCGGGCGAGAGCAATCAATACAAGGGATGAGAACATCGGAGTTTTGCCTGCATCCAGCTGGGGATACACCCACTTCATGCCGACTTTTTGATGCCATACAAAGTCTTTGCATACCTGTTATTGTCAGCGACAACATTGAGCTCCCATTTGAAGGTATGGTGGACTATACAGAATTTTCAGTTTTTGTAGCAGTTGGTGATGCACTTAAACCAAGCTGGCTAGTCAATCATATTCAAAGCTTTTCAAAACAACAGAAAGACATGTTCCGCCAAAACATGGCTCGGGCACAGCCCATGTTTGTCTATGATAATGGTCATCCAGGTGGTATTGGCCCTGTACCTTTGGATGGTGCAGTGAATAATATATGGAAGAAAGTTCATCAAAAGCTGCCAATTATAAAAGAAGCCATAATTCGAGAGAAAAGAAAACCACCTGGTGTATTGGTTCCACGACGATGTCAATGTACTTAG
- the LOC127095972 gene encoding protein DMP2, producing the protein MDVHSEHSEDDYYDLEDYDMDESHYFYVINAILSGTARLNILLPTVTTLAFSIFAPILTNDGECSILNRWLTGIFLFMLAVSCVFFTFTDSFKTATGREWQHLEGYGLFAVAGRNPACHQITGLLGLHYDVVKCYYPGMPRKVTNTLPLVVGFVVSILFVVFPSKRRGIGYPFLLQSDPMYSRH; encoded by the exons ATGGATGTTCACTCTGAGCATAGTGAGGATGATTATTATGATCTTGAAGATTATGACATGGATGAATCTCACTACTTCTATGTTATAAATGCAATATTGAGTGGGACAGCTAGGCTCAATATTCTCTTACCAACAGTGACAACTCTTGCCTTCAGCATTTTTGCACCTATCTTAACCAACGATGGCGAATGCAGCATTTTGAATCGCTGGTTGACGGGCATCTTCCTATTTATGTTGGCAGTGTCCTGTGTCTTCTTCACCTTCACCGACAGCTTCAAAACGGCCACTGGCAGGGAGTGGCAACATTTAGAGGGATATGGACTTTTTGCAGTGGCAGGAAGAAACCCTGCGTGCCATCAGATTACAGGCTTACTTG GTTTGCACTATGATGTTGTGAAATGTTATTATCCTGGAATGCCTAGGAAGGTGACCAACACTCTTCCCCTTGTGGTTGGTTTTGTAGTGAGCATCCTTTTTGTAGTGTTTCCTTCTAAGAGGAGAGGGATTGGCTATCCATTTTTGCTGCAATCAGATCCTATGTACTCTAGACATTGA